From Topomyia yanbarensis strain Yona2022 chromosome 1, ASM3024719v1, whole genome shotgun sequence, one genomic window encodes:
- the LOC131676121 gene encoding uncharacterized protein LOC131676121, which produces MLLVSNCKVVQRMQIDVRGHVIESKRALKQLGVILDKRLNSNKHVDYGCEKSAKATNGIARILPNVGGPRSSTRRLLVSASSLIQRYGVPDWDAALTTKRNRKKLNRMVRLRTGR; this is translated from the coding sequence atgTTGCTGGTTAGCAACTGCAAAgtggttcagcggatgcagatcgacgtcagAGGGCACGTGATTGAATCGAAGCGTGccctgaagcaattgggagtgatactCGACAAACGGTTGAACTCCAACAAACATGTCGACTACGgctgcgaaaagtcggcgaaggcaacaaaCGGAATAGCGAGGATattgccaaacgtcggcggtccgagaagcagtacgagacgtctgctaGTTAGTGCTTCGTCGTTGATACAGCGATATGGAGTTCCCGACTGGGATGCGGCACTGACAACCAAACGGAACCgcaaaaagctgaacaggatggTCCGGCTGAGGACGGGGAGGTGA